GAGACTCGCAAGCGGCCTTGTGCCGGGGCCCCGGCAAATCGCCGAATCGGCCCCTACCGTGCGTGCGGTCGATACCACCTGGCCAGCCTCTCGGGGGAGACGCCAAGTGCAAATGCGGTCAAGATCGTCCAGTTCCGCATGGTCTGGCGGATCACGCCGTGCTTCTGCCAACGCCGGGCGCTGATGTGCAAGGGGCCCGGCAGCAGCGCGATGCGACCCTGGCGCCGTGCGGCGCGCATCAGGAGCACGTCTTCCAAGAGCGGTACTTCGGCAAAACCGCCGAGCGACTCGAACGTCGCTCGTCGCATGGCGATCCCCTGGTCTCCATAGGGCAACTGCCGCCGGCGCGCACGGAATCCGTTGCCCCATTCGAGCAGTCGATAGGCAAACCCCGGCGCATCGATCGACTGGCGAAACGCAGTCGCCGCGACGGTAGTTTCGGTCAGCGCGCGGCGTACCTGGTCGATGGTGCCCGCGGGCAGCCAGCAGTCGGCATGGAGAAACAGCAGGACGTCGCCCGTGGCTTGTGCAGCTCCCTGGCTCAATTGTCGGCCGCGCCCGGGAGGCCCGCTCACCAGTTCGGCGCGCGCCGCGGCGACCCGTTCGATTGTCGCGTCGCGGCTGCCGCCATCGGCGATGATCACCTGGTCGGCGCCGGCTTCCCACGCACGATCGATCCCCGTGGCAATCGACTCGGCCTCGTCGAGCGTCGGGATGATCACGCTGACGCGCATGGTGCCTGCTGGGTAAAGGGGGAATTCGACGCTGGCAGCGCCAGCATGGCGTGCGAACCTGGGGGCCGCCGCTGGGAACGTGCGATTCGACTCGACCACTTCGTCGTACTTCTTGTAGATTCACGGCCGTGCTGCTGGCAACTGCTCGCTGGCGGGATGTCTTTTGCCAGGCAGGCAGCGGGCGCGGTTCGACCGTCGCGAGTGAGGTGCACACGGATGTGGCTTCGCCGGATTTTCGATTGGCGGCGCTGGCGCCGCACCCGGGCGATCTTTACCGATCCGTGGCGGAGCCACGTTCGATTGAGCCTGCTGCGGCGCGGTCCGCTGGACCTGGTGTTTCGGACCGGCGGGAAAATGACCGTCGAGCGGCCGCGCAGTTTCCGGCCGGTGCTCGAGGTGCTGCTTAGCGGTCGCGACAGTCCCTTGCCGGTGTCGTGGACCGACGGCAGGGTCCATTTTCAGTTTCAAGGGCAGCGCCTGGCATTGCGGCCCGACACCCACGATGCGTACGTCTTCCGTGAGGTGTTTCTCGACGACTGTTACGGCCTGGATGAACTGGTGGCGACGGGCGCGTGCGAGGGAGAGCCACCGCTCGACACCGTGGTCGACCTCGGGGCGAATATCGGCCTGTTCAGCCTCCGCGCCGCCGGGCTTGCCCGGCGCGTGATTGCCGTCGAGCCGATCTCCGTCAATCGAGAGACCGCGCGCCGAAATCTGTCGCGGTACCTGGCCAACGGACGCGTACGGTTGGTGGCCGCGGCCATCGATGGGGGGGCTGCGGCATCGACGCGGATTCATCTCAGCGGCAACAGCGGCGGTCACTCGATCGCGGTAGCGCACGCGGCCGCCTTCGGCACGTTCGGCTACGAGGAGGTGCCCTGTTTGTCGCTGGCCGAGTTGTTTGCCCGGCAGCACGTCGATCGCTGCTCGCTGCTGAAGTGCGACGTCGAGGGCGCGGAGTACGACATCTTTGGCGCAGCGCCCATTGAGTTGCTGCGGCGGATCGATCAGATCGTGCTGGAAGTGCATGTCGATCGCGAGACGTTGCTGCCCGAGCGGCTCGACGCGCTTGTCGGCCGACTGCAGCAGGCCGGGTTTTATGTGACCGCTCCGCAGCTCGATCTGCATGCAGCACGCCAGGTGCACTTGTTACGCGCCACGCGGCCGGAGCCGAGCGAACAACGCGCTACGGCGGCCTGAACGAGACCAACGCGACCTAGCAGCCGGACTTGCGATGCCAACGTTTTCGATCGTCGTGCCGACCTATAACCATGCTACGTACCTGCCGCGCGCGCTCGATTCGGTGCTGGCCCAACAATCGACCGATTGGGAATTGATCGTCGTCGACGATGGCTCGACCGACGATACGCCGCAGGTGCTCGAGCCCTACCGCTGCCGGGCACAGATCATCCACACGGCGAATCGCGGAGCGCCTGCGGCGCGCAACACGGGGATCGCCGCGGCGGCAGGGCAATACATCGTGCTGCTCGATGCCGACGATCGCCTGCTGCCGGGAGCAATCGGGGCCTTCGCGTGGGGCCTCGCACTGCGCCCGGGCGCCGA
This portion of the Pirellulales bacterium genome encodes:
- a CDS encoding FkbM family methyltransferase; amino-acid sequence: MWLRRIFDWRRWRRTRAIFTDPWRSHVRLSLLRRGPLDLVFRTGGKMTVERPRSFRPVLEVLLSGRDSPLPVSWTDGRVHFQFQGQRLALRPDTHDAYVFREVFLDDCYGLDELVATGACEGEPPLDTVVDLGANIGLFSLRAAGLARRVIAVEPISVNRETARRNLSRYLANGRVRLVAAAIDGGAAASTRIHLSGNSGGHSIAVAHAAAFGTFGYEEVPCLSLAELFARQHVDRCSLLKCDVEGAEYDIFGAAPIELLRRIDQIVLEVHVDRETLLPERLDALVGRLQQAGFYVTAPQLDLHAARQVHLLRATRPEPSEQRATAA
- a CDS encoding TIGR04283 family arsenosugar biosynthesis glycosyltransferase — its product is MRVSVIIPTLDEAESIATGIDRAWEAGADQVIIADGGSRDATIERVAAARAELVSGPPGRGRQLSQGAAQATGDVLLFLHADCWLPAGTIDQVRRALTETTVAATAFRQSIDAPGFAYRLLEWGNGFRARRRQLPYGDQGIAMRRATFESLGGFAEVPLLEDVLLMRAARRQGRIALLPGPLHISARRWQKHGVIRQTMRNWTILTAFALGVSPERLARWYRPHAR